In a single window of the Anabas testudineus chromosome 17, fAnaTes1.2, whole genome shotgun sequence genome:
- the LOC113172084 gene encoding zinc finger protein 189-like yields MSSVQYLREFVTERLSAAAEEIFRVFEKIIVEYEEEIDRQRKLQKVDVLEKHRKKQQMRKIPQQHVCGQERNSSLELEDPQPQRIKEEQEELCASRDVVELVLKQETNAFRLASTFEESDDSEPEPNSDNELLSHNCPVPEDQDLDGRNYMDSGSTRNTETNQRHHINTGHSNNVDTSPVSETHCSTHTGEKFIECDFCGKAFKYKYNLKRHLRIHTGEKPYVCNTCGKRYSQMSILKRHMKIHTGEKPYSCKICRKRFCQKTQLQRHVNIHTREESTG; encoded by the exons ATGTCTTCGGTTCAATATCTGAGAGAGTTCGTCACCGAGCGactgtctgcagctgctgaagaaaTATTCAGAGTCTTTGAGAAAATTATCGTCGAGTACGAAGAAGAGATCGATCGTCAGAGAAAACTGCAGAAGGTCGatgttttggaaaaacacaggaaaaagcagcaaatgagaa AAATCCCACAGCAGCATGTCTGTGGTCAGGAGAGGAACTCCAGTCTGGAACTAGAGGATCCACAGCCTCAGCGGATtaaggaggaacaggaggaacTCTGTGCCAGTCGGGACGTAGTGGAGCTTGTACTGAAGCAGGAGACCAATGCCTTCAGGTTGGCGTCTACGTTTGAAGAAAGTGACGACAGCGAACCAGAACCAAACAGCGACAACGAGCTCCTCTCTCACAACTGTCCTGTACCTGAAGACCAGGATCTGGACGGTAGAAACTACATGGACTCGGGATCAACTAGgaatacagaaacaaatcagagaCATCACATCAACACAGGTCACAGTAACAATGTGGACACGTCTCCTGTGTCAGAGACTCACTGTAGCACTCACACAGGTGAAAAGTTTATCGAATGTGACTTTTGTGGAAAAGCTTTTAAGTATAAGTACAACTTGAAGAGACATCTGAGaatccacacaggtgagaagcCGTATGTTTGCAACACATGTGGGAAAAGATACAGTCAAATGTCAATACTGAAGAGGCACATGAAGatccacacaggtgagaagcCGTACTCCTGCAAAATCTGTAGAAAGAGATTCTGCCAGAAGACGCAGCTGCAGAGACACGTGAACATTCACACACGTGAAGAGTCGACTGGTTAA
- the LOC113171887 gene encoding zinc finger protein 135-like, producing MSSVVPLREFVTERLTAAAEEIFRVFEKTIVEYEEEIDRQRRLLEIVWKPEIKLHRIEPTGQRVCQQDVLTEQHLCNQERNSSLDQGDPDPPQIKEEQEELSTSQVEQVEQVVLKEESDTFMWIPPEESDHSEPEPNGDHQLVSNSSPVAVSQDQEGGVDSGSTSNAEPEPKKRRGKTTSTSNEAEASPHSTDEKSDEKSFECDFCGKTFRHKSNLNVHLRIHTGEEPYVCKTCGKRFRQISALKVHLNVHTGTIPYTCRTCGKGFTRSSNLLVHLRTHTGEKPYSCETCGKGFTHKSNLLVHLRTHTGERPYSCKICGTCFIYSNELTVHMRDHTGEKPYSCNTCGERFSGTKLLRNHIKTHTGETSCYCETWETEPGQQVSYAQSLPPQQQKLETPSEEPRGGSQLPNLPKQQVCKDVLSDQQLCNQERNSSLNQEDPDPQIKDEKEEELCISQEEAQLIQKQETESCKLTFSYEESDHSEPEPISDQQLLSHSRDQEGSKRYKSAFDIRVRIHTGEKPYVCNTCGKTFSNTSSMRQHLRILTGEKPRFINSRNLLVHLRTHTVNKEAAMSSVVPLREFVTERLTAAAEEIFRVFEKTIVEYEEEIDRQRRLLEIVWKPEIKLHRIEVPQQPFSRDQQLWNHKRDSSLDQQDPEPQEKLCTSQEVQQFVLKQEPFERDHNEPGPNSDHQIPPDSSQSQDQDVKNHVDSESTRNPELKKRHHKNCSHSNNVDHSSVPDFNNPPKLPQQHVCKKEEVLTDQQPCEQERNSSLDPDPPQIKEEQEEVSISQEEEQLVLNQETENVMLIPALEEIEHSESETNPQLCSNSDAGKMYFKCDTCGKAFKYRSQFNIHQRIHTGEKPYTCEVGDKRFREMSNLRKHTRSHTGEQSYGCVFCGKRFSDASELKTHLMLHTAVGKFSCSSCGKRFSQKQNLQRHIKIHACSTLQD from the exons ATGTCTTCAGTTGTTCCTCTGAGAGAGTTCGTCACCGAGCGactaactgctgctgctgaagaaatATTCAGAGTCTTTGAAAAAACTATCGTCGAGTACGAAGAAGAGATCGATCGTCAGCGGAGACTGTTGGAGATCGTTTGGAAACCGGAGATTAAACTGCACAGGATCG AGCCCACAGGACAGCGGGTCTGTCAGCAGGACGTTCTCACTGAGCAGCACCTCTGTAACCAGGAGAGGAACTCCAGTCTAGACCAAGGAGACCCAGATCCTCCACAGATtaaagaggaacaggaggagctcAGCACCAGTCAGGTAGAACAGGTAGAGCAGGTTGTATTGAAGGAAGAGTCTGATACCTTCATGTGGATTCCTCCTGAGGAAAGCGACCACAGTGAACCAGAACCAAACGGTGACCACCAGCTCGTCTCTAACAGCTCACCTGTAGCTGTGAGTCAGGATCAGGAAGGAGGTGTCGACTCAGGATCAACTAGCAATGCAGAACCAGAACCAAAGAAGAGACGTGGCAAAACCACAAGTACCAGTAACGAGGCAGAGGCCTCTCCTCACTCCACAGACGAAAAGTCCGATGAAAAGTCTTTTGAATGTGACTTTTGTGGGAAAACATTTCGGCACAAATCCAACCTGAACGTGCACCTGAGAATCCACACGGGGGAGGAACCATATGTCTGCAAAACGTGTGGGAAAAGATTCAGGCAGATATCAGCACTGAAGGTTCATCTCAATGTCCACACAGGGACAATACCCTATACTTGCAGGACTTGTGGGAAAGGTTTCACACGCAGTAGCAACCTGCTGGTCCACCTGAGAACTCACACAGGTGAGAAGCCGTATTCCTGTGAAACATGTGGGAAAGGTTTCACTCATAAAAGTAACTTGCTGGTTCACCTGAGAACCCACACAGGTGAGAGGCCGTATTCCTGCAAAATCTGTGGGACCTGCTTCATATACAGTAATGAGCTGACAGTGCACATGAGAGATCACACAGGTGAGAAGCCGTACTCCTGCAACACCTGTGGGGAAAGATTTAGTGGAACGAAGTTACTGAGAAATCATATAAAAACGCACACAGGTGAGACGTCGTGTTATTGTGAAACGTGGGAAACGGAACCGGGTCAGCAGGTTTCGTATGCACAGTCTCTCCCACCTCAGCAGCAGAAGCTTGAAACTCCTTCAGAGGAACCACGTGGTGGGTCCCAGCTCCCT AACCTGCCTAAACAACAAGTGTGCAAAGATGTTCTCAGTGACCAGCAGCTCTGTAACCAGGAGAGGAACTCCAGTCTGAACCAAGAGGATCCAGATCCACAGATTaaagatgagaaagaggaggagctCTGCATCAGTCAGGAGGAAGCACAGCTCATACAGAAGCAGGAGACTGAATCCTGCAAGTTGACTTTTAGTTATGAGGAAAGTGACCACAGTGAACCAGAACCAATCAGTgaccagcagctcctctctcacAGCCGAGATCAGGAAGGAAGCAAACGT TATAAATCTGCATTTGACATACGTGTTAGaatccacacaggtgagaaacCATATGTTTGCAACACCTGTGGGAAAACATTTAGTAACACATCATCAATGAGACAGCATCTAAGAATTCTTACTGGTGAAAAGCCACGTTTCATAAATAGTCGGAACTTACTGGTTCacctgagaacacacacag TTAATAAAGAAGCAGCGATGTCTTCAGTTGTTCCTCTGAGAGAGTTCGTCACCGAGCGactaactgctgctgctgaagaaatATTCAGAGTCTTTGAAAAAACTATCGTCGAGTACGAAGAAGAGATCGATCGTCAGCGGAGACTGTTGGAGATCGTTTGGAAACCGGAGATTAAACTGCACAGGATCG AGGTCCCACAGCAGCCATTCAGTAGAGACCAGCAGCTCTGGAACCACAAGAGGGACTCCAGTCTGGATCAACAGGACCCAGAACCTCAAGAGAAACTCTGCACTAGTCAGGAGGTTCAGCAGTTTGTTCTGAAGCAGGAGCCTTTTGAACGCGACCACAATGAACCAGGACCAAACAGTGACCATCAGATCCCCCCTGACAGCTCTCAGAGCCAAGATCAGGACGTGAAGAACCACGTGGACTCAGAATCAACAAGAAATCCAGAACTGAAGAAGAGACACCACAAAAACTGCAGCCACAGTAACAATGTAGACCACTCCTCCGTGCCAGATTTTAATAATCCACCGA AGCTCCCACAGCAACATGTCTGTAAGAAGGAGGAGGTTCTCACAGACCAGCAGCCCTGTGAGCAGGAGAGGAACTCCAGTCTGGATCCAGATCCTCCACAGATtaaagaggaacaggaggaagTCAGTATCAGTCAGGAGGAAGAGCAGCTTGTTCTGAACCAGGAGACTGAAAATGTTATGTTGATTCCTGCTCTGGAGGAAATCGAGCACTCTGAATCAGAAACCAACCCGCAGCTCTGCTCTAATAGTGACGcaggtaaaatgtattttaaatgtgacactTGTGGAAAAGCTTTTAAATACAGGTCCCAGTTCAACATACATCAGAGaatccacacaggtgagaagcCGTACACCTGTGAGGTGGGTGACAAAAGATTTAGGGAAATGTCAAACTTGAGAAAACATACGAGAAGCCACACAGGTGAGCAGTCGTACGGCTGCGTTTTCTGCGGGAAGAGATTTAGTGACGCGTCCGAATTGAAAACTCACCTGATGTTACACACAGCTGTAGGGAAGTTTTCTTGCAGCAGCTGTGGGAAAAGATTCAGTCAAAAGCAAAATTTGCAAAGACACATCAAGATTCACGCTTGTTCAACGCTTCAGGATTGA
- the LOC113172019 gene encoding zinc finger protein 239-like isoform X4, translating to MSSVVPLREFVTERLTAAAEEIFRVFEKTIVEYEEEIDRQRRLLEIVWKPEIKLHRIELPQAHVCKEEVLTDQDRNSSLDQEDPDPQIKEEQEELSTSQEGEQLVLKQETENVTWIPAYEERDLSEPEPEPEPLSEQQLLSHCSPIAHTLDTSLISETVYNTPDERTFKCDTCGKAFQYKSKFQRHLRIHTGEKPFVCSTCGKRFRQTSQLKVHLRIHTGEKPYSCKTCGRAFRNSGDLKVHMRRAHTGERPYSCITCGQRFSETTSLRQHMIVHTGEKPFSCETCGKGFTRSRALLVHMRSHTGEKPYSCETCGKSFTRSGGMLVHMRTHTGEKPHACSICGKRFAEKSTLRKHVKLYTELS from the exons ATGTCTTCAGTTGTTCCTCTGAGAGAGTTCGTCACCGAGCGactaactgctgctgctgaagaaatATTCAGAGTCTTTGAAAAAACTATCGTCGAGTACGAAGAAGAGATCGATCGTCAGCGGAGACTGTTGGAGATCGTTTGGAAACCGGAGATTAAACTGCACAGGATCG AGCTTCCACAGGCACATGTCTGTAAGGAGGAGGTTCTCACAGACCAGGACAGGAACTCCAGTCTGGACCAAGAGGATCCAGATCCACAGATtaaagaggaacaggaggagctcAGCACCAGTCAGGAGGGAGAGCAGCTGGTTCTGAAGCAGGAGACTGAAAATGTGACGTGGATTCCTGCTTATGAGGAAAGAGACCTCagtgaaccagaaccagaaccagaaccgctcagtgagcagcagctcctctctcacTGCTCCCCCATCGCACACACTCTAGACACGTCTCTCATATCAGAGACCGTCTATAACACTCCAGATGAACGGACTTTCAAATGTGACACCTGTGGAAAAGCTTTTCAGTACAAGTCCAAATTTCAGAGGCATCTGAGaatccacacaggtgagaagcCGTTTGTTTGCAGCACGTGTGGGAAAAGATTCAGACAGACGTCACAACTGAAAGTTCATTTAAGaatccacacaggagagaaaccgtATTCTTGTAAAACATGTGGGAGAGCTTTCAGAAACAGTGGTGACCTGAAGGTCCACATGAGGAGAGCCCACACGGGGGAGAGACCGTACTCCTGCATCACCTGTGGGCAGAGATTCAGTGAGACTACGTCGTTAAGACAGCACATGATAGTCCACACAGGCGAGAAGCCCTTTTCCTGTGAAACATGTGGCAAAGGTTTCACGCGTAGCCGAGCCCTGTTGGTCCACATGAGATCTCACACCGGCGAGAAGCCGTATTCTTGTGAAACCTGTGGGAAAAGTTTCACCCGTAGCGGCGGGATGTTGGTCCACATGAGGACCCACACGGGGGAGAAGCCGCACGCCTGCAGCATCTGTGGGAAGAGGTTTGCTGAGAAGTCGACATTGAGAAAGCACGTTAAACTCTACACAG agctgagctga
- the LOC113172019 gene encoding oocyte zinc finger protein XlCOF20-like isoform X1 has translation MSSVVPLREFVTERLTAAAEEIFRVFEKTIVEYEEEIDRQRRLLEIVWKPEIKLHRIELPQAHVCKEEVLTDQDRNSSLDQEDPDPQIKEEQEELSTSQEGEQLVLKQETENVTWIPAYEERDLSEPEPEPEPLSEQQLLSHCSPIAHTLDTSLISETVYNTPDERTFKCDTCGKAFQYKSKFQRHLRIHTGEKPFVCSTCGKRFRQTSQLKVHLRIHTGEKPYSCKTCGRAFRNSGDLKVHMRRAHTGERPYSCITCGQRFSETTSLRQHMIVHTGEKPFSCETCGKGFTRSRALLVHMRSHTGEKPYSCETCGKSFTRSGGMLVHMRTHTGEKPHACSICGKRFAEKSTLRKHVKLYTELPQQHVCQQEEVLSDQQLCDQDRNSSLDPDPQIKEEQQELCSRQDGEQLVLKQETDDLYVNYYSPLSQLCFSSEPRS, from the exons ATGTCTTCAGTTGTTCCTCTGAGAGAGTTCGTCACCGAGCGactaactgctgctgctgaagaaatATTCAGAGTCTTTGAAAAAACTATCGTCGAGTACGAAGAAGAGATCGATCGTCAGCGGAGACTGTTGGAGATCGTTTGGAAACCGGAGATTAAACTGCACAGGATCG AGCTTCCACAGGCACATGTCTGTAAGGAGGAGGTTCTCACAGACCAGGACAGGAACTCCAGTCTGGACCAAGAGGATCCAGATCCACAGATtaaagaggaacaggaggagctcAGCACCAGTCAGGAGGGAGAGCAGCTGGTTCTGAAGCAGGAGACTGAAAATGTGACGTGGATTCCTGCTTATGAGGAAAGAGACCTCagtgaaccagaaccagaaccagaaccgctcagtgagcagcagctcctctctcacTGCTCCCCCATCGCACACACTCTAGACACGTCTCTCATATCAGAGACCGTCTATAACACTCCAGATGAACGGACTTTCAAATGTGACACCTGTGGAAAAGCTTTTCAGTACAAGTCCAAATTTCAGAGGCATCTGAGaatccacacaggtgagaagcCGTTTGTTTGCAGCACGTGTGGGAAAAGATTCAGACAGACGTCACAACTGAAAGTTCATTTAAGaatccacacaggagagaaaccgtATTCTTGTAAAACATGTGGGAGAGCTTTCAGAAACAGTGGTGACCTGAAGGTCCACATGAGGAGAGCCCACACGGGGGAGAGACCGTACTCCTGCATCACCTGTGGGCAGAGATTCAGTGAGACTACGTCGTTAAGACAGCACATGATAGTCCACACAGGCGAGAAGCCCTTTTCCTGTGAAACATGTGGCAAAGGTTTCACGCGTAGCCGAGCCCTGTTGGTCCACATGAGATCTCACACCGGCGAGAAGCCGTATTCTTGTGAAACCTGTGGGAAAAGTTTCACCCGTAGCGGCGGGATGTTGGTCCACATGAGGACCCACACGGGGGAGAAGCCGCACGCCTGCAGCATCTGTGGGAAGAGGTTTGCTGAGAAGTCGACATTGAGAAAGCACGTTAAACTCTACACAG agCTCCCACAGCAACATGTCTGTCAGCAGGAGGAGGTTCTCAGTgaccagcagctctgtgaccAGGACAGGAACTCCAGTCTGGATCCAGATCCACAGATCAAAGAGGAACAGCAGGAACTCTGCAGCCGCCAGGACGGAGAGCAGCTGGTTCTGAAGCAGGAGACCGACGACCTCTACGTTAACTACTACTCTCCTCTCTCACAGCTCTGCTTTAGCTCGGAGCCAAGATCATAA
- the LOC113172019 gene encoding zinc finger protein 239-like isoform X3, with amino-acid sequence MSSVVPLREFVTERLTAAAEEIFRVFEKTIVEYEEEIDRQRRLLEIVWKPEIKLHRIELPQAHVCKEEVLTDQDRNSSLDQEDPDPQIKEEQEELSTSQEGEQLVLKQETENVTWIPAYEERDLSEPEPEPEPLSEQQLLSHCSPIAHTLDTSLISETVYNTPDERTFKCDTCGKAFQYKSKFQRHLRIHTGEKPFVCSTCGKRFRQTSQLKVHLRIHTGEKPYSCKTCGRAFRNSGDLKVHMRRAHTGERPYSCITCGQRFSETTSLRQHMIVHTGEKPFSCETCGKGFTRSRALLVHMRSHTGEKPYSCETCGKSFTRSGGMLVHMRTHTGEKPHACSICGKRFAEKSTLRKHVKLYTENIQFLCFSRAPTATCLSAGGGSQ; translated from the exons ATGTCTTCAGTTGTTCCTCTGAGAGAGTTCGTCACCGAGCGactaactgctgctgctgaagaaatATTCAGAGTCTTTGAAAAAACTATCGTCGAGTACGAAGAAGAGATCGATCGTCAGCGGAGACTGTTGGAGATCGTTTGGAAACCGGAGATTAAACTGCACAGGATCG AGCTTCCACAGGCACATGTCTGTAAGGAGGAGGTTCTCACAGACCAGGACAGGAACTCCAGTCTGGACCAAGAGGATCCAGATCCACAGATtaaagaggaacaggaggagctcAGCACCAGTCAGGAGGGAGAGCAGCTGGTTCTGAAGCAGGAGACTGAAAATGTGACGTGGATTCCTGCTTATGAGGAAAGAGACCTCagtgaaccagaaccagaaccagaaccgctcagtgagcagcagctcctctctcacTGCTCCCCCATCGCACACACTCTAGACACGTCTCTCATATCAGAGACCGTCTATAACACTCCAGATGAACGGACTTTCAAATGTGACACCTGTGGAAAAGCTTTTCAGTACAAGTCCAAATTTCAGAGGCATCTGAGaatccacacaggtgagaagcCGTTTGTTTGCAGCACGTGTGGGAAAAGATTCAGACAGACGTCACAACTGAAAGTTCATTTAAGaatccacacaggagagaaaccgtATTCTTGTAAAACATGTGGGAGAGCTTTCAGAAACAGTGGTGACCTGAAGGTCCACATGAGGAGAGCCCACACGGGGGAGAGACCGTACTCCTGCATCACCTGTGGGCAGAGATTCAGTGAGACTACGTCGTTAAGACAGCACATGATAGTCCACACAGGCGAGAAGCCCTTTTCCTGTGAAACATGTGGCAAAGGTTTCACGCGTAGCCGAGCCCTGTTGGTCCACATGAGATCTCACACCGGCGAGAAGCCGTATTCTTGTGAAACCTGTGGGAAAAGTTTCACCCGTAGCGGCGGGATGTTGGTCCACATGAGGACCCACACGGGGGAGAAGCCGCACGCCTGCAGCATCTGTGGGAAGAGGTTTGCTGAGAAGTCGACATTGAGAAAGCACGTTAAACTCTACACAG aaaatattcagtttctttgtttctccagagCTCCCACAGCAACATGTCTGTCAGCAGGAGGAGGTTCTCAGTga
- the LOC113172019 gene encoding zinc finger protein OZF-like isoform X2 has product MSSVVPLREFVTERLTAAAEEIFRVFEKTIVEYEEEIDRQRRLLEIVWKPEIKLHRIELPQAHVCKEEVLTDQDRNSSLDQEDPDPQIKEEQEELSTSQEGEQLVLKQETENVTWIPAYEERDLSEPEPEPEPLSEQQLLSHCSPIAHTLDTSLISETVYNTPDERTFKCDTCGKAFQYKSKFQRHLRIHTGEKPFVCSTCGKRFRQTSQLKVHLRIHTGEKPYSCKTCGRAFRNSGDLKVHMRRAHTGERPYSCITCGQRFSETTSLRQHMIVHTGEKPFSCETCGKGFTRSRALLVHMRSHTGEKPYSCETCGKSFTRSGGMLVHMRTHTGEKPHACSICGKRFAEKSTLRKHVKLYTVSLFLQSSHSNMSVSRRRFSVTSSSVTRTGTPVWIQIHRSKRNSRNSAAARTESSWF; this is encoded by the exons ATGTCTTCAGTTGTTCCTCTGAGAGAGTTCGTCACCGAGCGactaactgctgctgctgaagaaatATTCAGAGTCTTTGAAAAAACTATCGTCGAGTACGAAGAAGAGATCGATCGTCAGCGGAGACTGTTGGAGATCGTTTGGAAACCGGAGATTAAACTGCACAGGATCG AGCTTCCACAGGCACATGTCTGTAAGGAGGAGGTTCTCACAGACCAGGACAGGAACTCCAGTCTGGACCAAGAGGATCCAGATCCACAGATtaaagaggaacaggaggagctcAGCACCAGTCAGGAGGGAGAGCAGCTGGTTCTGAAGCAGGAGACTGAAAATGTGACGTGGATTCCTGCTTATGAGGAAAGAGACCTCagtgaaccagaaccagaaccagaaccgctcagtgagcagcagctcctctctcacTGCTCCCCCATCGCACACACTCTAGACACGTCTCTCATATCAGAGACCGTCTATAACACTCCAGATGAACGGACTTTCAAATGTGACACCTGTGGAAAAGCTTTTCAGTACAAGTCCAAATTTCAGAGGCATCTGAGaatccacacaggtgagaagcCGTTTGTTTGCAGCACGTGTGGGAAAAGATTCAGACAGACGTCACAACTGAAAGTTCATTTAAGaatccacacaggagagaaaccgtATTCTTGTAAAACATGTGGGAGAGCTTTCAGAAACAGTGGTGACCTGAAGGTCCACATGAGGAGAGCCCACACGGGGGAGAGACCGTACTCCTGCATCACCTGTGGGCAGAGATTCAGTGAGACTACGTCGTTAAGACAGCACATGATAGTCCACACAGGCGAGAAGCCCTTTTCCTGTGAAACATGTGGCAAAGGTTTCACGCGTAGCCGAGCCCTGTTGGTCCACATGAGATCTCACACCGGCGAGAAGCCGTATTCTTGTGAAACCTGTGGGAAAAGTTTCACCCGTAGCGGCGGGATGTTGGTCCACATGAGGACCCACACGGGGGAGAAGCCGCACGCCTGCAGCATCTGTGGGAAGAGGTTTGCTGAGAAGTCGACATTGAGAAAGCACGTTAAACTCTACACAG tttctttgtttctccagagCTCCCACAGCAACATGTCTGTCAGCAGGAGGAGGTTCTCAGTgaccagcagctctgtgaccAGGACAGGAACTCCAGTCTGGATCCAGATCCACAGATCAAAGAGGAACAGCAGGAACTCTGCAGCCGCCAGGACGGAGAGCAGCTGGTTCTGA
- the dusp28 gene encoding dual specificity phosphatase 28 yields the protein MLQLCKVTNALFISNARSACSDELLQQEAVTLCINVSKQQPFPSCSIKKLQIPVYDDPNEDLYSHFDRCADAIQKEANRGGRSVVYCKNGRSRSATICISYLMKHRHLTLTDALQKVKTSRHVIDPNPGFMSQLQRYEQELKTRRGEAD from the exons ATGCTGCAGTTGTGTAAAGTCACCAACGCTCTGTTCATCAGCAACGCGCGTTCAGCCTGCAGCGACGAGCTCCTCCAGCAGGAGGCGGTGACGCTCTGCATCAACGTGTCCAAGCAGCAGCCGTTTCCCTCCTGCAGCATCAAGAAGCTGCAGATCCCCGTCTACGACGACCCCAACGAGGACCTGTACAGCCACTTCGACCGCTGCGCCGACGCCATCCAGAAGGAGGCGAACCGCGGAGGACGCAGCGTCGTCTACTGCAAGAACGGACGCAGCCGCTCGGCCACCATCTGCATCTCCTACCTGATGAAGCACCGACACCTGACGCTGACGGACGCTCTGCAG aaAGTAAAGACGTCTCGTCACGTGATCGACCCGAATCCAGGCTTCATGTCTCAGCTGCAGAGATACGAACAGGAGCTGAAGACAAGACGAGGAGAGGCCGACTGA
- the proca gene encoding protein C (inactivator of coagulation factors Va and VIIIa), a: MSRLVLCVSVIIALWSASVLSLSVFSDPPEAHMLLRSRRANSFMEELRAPSKERECVEEKCNFEEAREIFQTREATLEFWTVYTDGNQCQSHNCVHGECLDLYQDYACRCNQGYEGRYCNQPQTATNCSVDNGGCDHDCTESKDGLSRVCSCLKGYKLHDDFKKCVPTGSSYCGRLRINRSSYTKPMDGLLPWLVGGEVGKKGESPWQALLLNAKGQFHCGGVLIDESWVLTAAHCLESSMKFKVRLGDYERHKREGSEVTLEVTDTFKHMSYDSRTVDNDIALLHLEYPVKFTEFIIPVCLPGREMAERVLHLNGTLTVVTGWGKEDMDSKKYSSALNVIKIPLVDRSICAQQMSHNISDNVLCAGILGQSMDACEGDSGGPMVTLYRDTWFLIGLVSWGEGCGRVDKLGIYTKVSKYNEWINSVIDQWNNSQSPKQTTFV; encoded by the exons ATGTCCCGCCTcgtcctgtgtgtgtctgttatcaTCGCTCTGTGGTCAGCGTCGGTTCTCAGTCTGTCAG TGTTCTCGGACCCCCCGGAGGCCCACATGCTGCTCCGGTCTCGTCGGGCGAATTCCTtcatggaggagctgagagctcCTTCCAAGGAGCGGGAATGTGTGGAAGAAAAGTGCAACTTTGAAGAAGCCAGAGAGATTTTCCAAACCAGGGAAGCCACA cTGGAGTTCTGGACAGTGTACACAG ATGGAAACCAGTGTCAGTCTCACAACTGTGTCCATGGAGAATGTTTGGATCTGTACCAAGACTACGCCTGTCGCTGTAACCAAGGATACGAGGGCCGATACTGCAACCAGC CTCAAACAGCCACTAACTGCTCTGTGGATAACGGCGGCTGTGACCACGATTGTACGGAGAGTAAGGACGGCCTGTCGCGGgtctgcagctgtttgaaaGGATACAAACTGCACGACGACTTCAAGAAATGTGTCCCGACCG GAAGTTCTTACTGTGGTCGTCTGAGGATCAACAGGTCATCATACACCAAACCAATGGACGGGCTGCTGCCTTGGTTGGTGGGAGGGGAGGTGGGAAAGAAGGGGGAGAGTCCCTGGCAG GCACTGTTACTGAATGCCAAAGGACAATTTCACTGTGGAGGCGTCCTCATTGATGAAAGCTGGGTGCTGACGGCCGCTCACTGCCTTGAAAGTAGCATGAAATTCAAAGTACGACTTG GAGACTACGAGCGTCACAAACGGGAGGGCAGCGAGGTCACGCTGGAGGTTACTGACACCTTTAAACACATGAGCTATGACAGCAGAACAGTGGACAACGACATCGCCCTGCTGCACCTGGAGTATCCTGTCAAATTCACAGAATTCATCATCCCCGTTTGCCTGCCAGGGCGCGAGATGGCTGAGCGAGTGCTCCACCTCAATGGCACTCTCACGGTGGTGACCGGCTGGGGCAAAGAGGACATGGACAGTAAGAAGTACAGCTCAGCACTCAATGTCATCAAGATCCCGCTAGTTGACCGCAGCATCTGTGCCCAGCAGATGTCCCACAACATCTCAGACAACGTGCTCTGTGCTGGCATCCTTGGACAGAGTATGGACGCCTGCGAGGGCGACAGCGGCGGACCAATGGTCACCCTGTACCGTGACACCTGGTTCCTTATTGGCCTGGTGTCCTGGGGTGAAGGCTGCGGCAGAGTGGACAAGCTGGGCATTTACACCAAAGTGTCAAAGTACAACGAGTGGATCAACAGTGTGATTGATCAATGGAACAATAGTCAGTCtccaaaacaaaccacatttgTCTGA